A genomic stretch from Defluviitalea raffinosedens includes:
- a CDS encoding restriction endonuclease subunit S, producing MEKAREGYKMTEQGEIPIHWEIEKLEDLFNFYSGISISRDNLSEHGIYYLHYGDIHKKNKNYFSIKEDSDWLPKIDIEVNKLKEELLLNTGDVVFADASEDYEGIGKSVVIINDNNEKFVAGLHTIVAKDKIKKLHTLYKKYCFSTTQVRKQFVKLATGATVYGISRSNIKNIKILVPSIEEQKKIASILSSVDKQIEITDNLIEKTKELKKGLMQRLLTKGIGHSRFKDTELGKIPEEWEILRIKDVGDTISGGTPSRSHKEYYENGTIPWLKTGELNQKYIFDSEEKITEKAVLKSSAKLIPINSVLIAMYGATIGKVSISKRELTTNQACCAIICKEEILSYEYLYYILSFNKENLIELGAGGAQPNISQMIIKEYKIAVPSIKEQEKIATILSSVDEQIEQYELKKEKLQKLKKGLMQKLLTGKIRVKV from the coding sequence GTGGAAAAGGCTAGAGAAGGATATAAGATGACAGAACAGGGAGAGATACCTATCCACTGGGAAATTGAAAAATTAGAAGATCTTTTTAACTTTTATAGTGGAATATCTATTTCAAGAGATAATTTATCAGAACATGGTATCTATTATTTGCATTATGGTGATATCCATAAAAAAAATAAGAATTACTTTAGTATAAAAGAAGATAGTGACTGGTTACCTAAAATTGATATTGAAGTTAACAAATTAAAAGAAGAATTATTGTTGAATACAGGCGATGTAGTTTTTGCAGATGCGTCCGAAGATTATGAAGGTATAGGAAAAAGTGTAGTAATTATTAATGATAATAATGAAAAATTTGTAGCAGGTCTACACACTATTGTTGCAAAAGATAAAATTAAAAAACTCCATACTTTATATAAAAAATATTGTTTTAGTACAACACAAGTTAGAAAGCAATTTGTAAAATTAGCCACAGGTGCGACAGTATATGGAATATCTAGATCCAATATAAAGAATATAAAAATATTAGTTCCATCTATTGAAGAACAAAAAAAGATAGCATCAATTCTATCATCTGTAGATAAGCAAATAGAAATTACTGATAATCTTATAGAAAAAACAAAGGAACTGAAAAAAGGACTTATGCAGAGGCTTCTTACAAAAGGAATTGGCCATAGTAGGTTTAAGGATACGGAGCTAGGAAAAATACCAGAAGAGTGGGAAATACTCAGGATCAAAGATGTAGGAGATACTATAAGTGGAGGGACTCCAAGTAGATCTCATAAAGAGTATTACGAGAACGGGACTATTCCGTGGTTAAAAACTGGTGAGCTGAACCAAAAATATATTTTCGATTCAGAAGAAAAAATCACAGAAAAAGCTGTTTTAAAATCATCAGCTAAATTAATACCCATTAATTCAGTTTTGATAGCTATGTATGGAGCAACAATAGGTAAAGTATCGATATCGAAGAGAGAGCTAACAACTAATCAAGCCTGTTGTGCGATTATATGTAAGGAAGAAATACTAAGTTATGAATATCTATATTATATTTTGAGTTTTAATAAAGAAAATTTGATTGAATTAGGAGCAGGGGGAGCTCAACCAAATATAAGTCAAATGATTATTAAAGAATATAAAATCGCTGTGCCTTCTATTAAAGAACAGGAAAAGATAGCTACAATTTTATCTTCTGTAGATGAGCAAATAGAACAATATGAATTAAAAAAAGAAAAACTTCAGAAACTCAAAAAAGGACTTATGCAGAAACTTTTAACAGGAAAGATTAGGGTAAAAGTTTAG
- a CDS encoding type I restriction-modification system subunit M, which produces MEKLTQQQLESKLWACADVLRGELSATQYMDYIFGMLFLKRMNDEFNSERVIREKEFREQGMEEEEIQELLNDPSIYETFYVPEQARWDKLKNLNLNIGPELDKAFKAIEDEPKNSELIGVLTTVNYNDKERVPDKKLNQLLLIFDSMNLSNECIESEDILGNAYEYLIKQFADEGGKKGGEFYTPTEVVKVMVNLLKPQEGDRIYDPTCGSGGMLIQSLRYIKEHGGNYKNISLYGQEINLSTWAICKMNMILHGAKGADIQKGDTIREPKHTEGGVLKTFDKVLANPPFSLKHWGSEEASTDQYHRFPYGIPPKSYGDLAFVSHMIASLNAKGKMASVVPHGVLFRGGAEGKIREGFLKDDLIEAVIGLPQNIFYGTGIPAAILVITKNKDEKRKNKVLFIDASKDFVKDGNKNKLRDEDIEKIVKTFDAYEDVEKYANVVDLDTIKENNYNLNISRYVDTTEEEEEIDIDLVLQDIRELKSKIADAEEQLNQYLEELGFDII; this is translated from the coding sequence TTATTTTTAAAAAGAATGAATGATGAATTTAATTCTGAGAGAGTCATTAGGGAAAAAGAATTTAGAGAACAAGGGATGGAAGAGGAAGAAATCCAGGAGCTTTTAAACGATCCTTCTATATATGAAACTTTCTATGTTCCAGAACAGGCCAGATGGGATAAGTTAAAAAACTTAAATCTAAACATTGGACCTGAATTGGACAAGGCATTTAAAGCAATTGAAGATGAACCTAAAAACAGTGAATTAATAGGGGTCCTAACGACCGTAAATTATAATGATAAAGAAAGAGTACCCGATAAGAAATTAAATCAATTACTACTTATATTTGATAGTATGAATTTATCCAATGAATGTATAGAGTCTGAAGATATTCTCGGAAATGCCTATGAATATTTAATTAAGCAATTTGCTGATGAAGGTGGTAAAAAGGGAGGAGAATTCTATACCCCTACAGAGGTCGTTAAAGTGATGGTCAATCTATTAAAACCCCAGGAAGGAGATCGCATCTATGACCCTACCTGTGGTTCTGGTGGTATGCTGATTCAGAGTCTTAGATATATCAAAGAGCATGGGGGTAATTACAAAAATATTTCTTTATATGGACAAGAAATCAATCTTTCTACCTGGGCTATTTGTAAAATGAACATGATTTTACATGGGGCTAAAGGAGCAGATATTCAAAAAGGTGATACTATAAGAGAACCAAAACATACAGAAGGTGGAGTATTAAAGACTTTTGACAAAGTTCTTGCAAATCCTCCGTTTTCACTAAAGCATTGGGGATCAGAAGAGGCAAGTACCGATCAATACCACAGATTTCCTTATGGAATACCTCCTAAGTCATATGGTGATTTGGCTTTTGTGTCCCATATGATTGCAAGCTTAAATGCAAAGGGTAAAATGGCTTCTGTAGTTCCTCATGGTGTTTTATTCAGAGGAGGAGCAGAGGGAAAGATCAGAGAAGGATTTCTTAAAGATGATTTGATAGAAGCAGTCATTGGACTGCCACAAAACATCTTTTATGGAACAGGTATCCCCGCAGCGATCCTTGTGATTACTAAAAATAAGGATGAAAAAAGAAAGAATAAGGTTCTCTTTATTGATGCAAGTAAAGACTTTGTTAAGGATGGTAATAAAAATAAATTAAGAGATGAAGACATTGAAAAGATTGTAAAAACTTTTGATGCATATGAAGATGTCGAAAAATATGCCAATGTCGTAGATTTGGATACCATAAAAGAAAATAATTATAACCTGAATATAAGCAGATATGTGGATACTACAGAAGAAGAGGAAGAAATAGATATTGATTTGGTATTGCAGGACATAAGAGAATTGAAATCTAAAATAGCAGATGCAGAAGAGCAGTTAAACCAGTACCTCGAGGAACTAGGATTTGACATAATATAG